One segment of Vibrio orientalis CIP 102891 = ATCC 33934 DNA contains the following:
- the acnD gene encoding Fe/S-dependent 2-methylisocitrate dehydratase AcnD, producing MSNNTLYRKALPGTDLDYFDAREAVNALSDGAYEKLPYTSRVLAEQLVRRCEPDKLNQSLEQLIYRKRDLDFPWYPARVVCHDILGQTALVDLAGLRDAIAEQGGDPAKVNPVVETQLIVDHSLAVEHGGYDPDAFEKNRAIEERRNEDRFHFIEWCKTAFENVSVIPAGNGIMHQINLEKMSPVVQTKQGIAYPDTCVGTDSHTPHVDALGVIAIGVGGLEAETVMLGRPSMMRLPDIVGVKLTGKRQPGITATDIVLAITEFLRNERVVSSYLEFFGEGAKDLTIGDRATISNMTPEYGATAGMFYIDEQTINYLKLTGRDEEQVALVEQYAKQTGLWADALDTAQYERVLEFDLSRVTRNMAGPSNPHRRLPTSELVERGIAGATEEEQTSQQLPDGAVIIAAITSCTNTSNPRNVVAAGLVAKKANELGLVRKPWVKSSFAPGSKVAKLYLEDSGLLPELEKLGFGIVAYACTTCNGMSGALDPEIQQEIIDRDVYTTAVLSGNRNFDGRIHPYAKQAFLASPPLVVAYALAGTMRFDIERDSLGSDQNGNPIYLNDLWPSDEEIDAVVGKHVKPEQFKQVYIQMFKLDDGERNSNPLYDWRPKSTYIRRPPYWEGALAGERNLAGMRPLAVLGDNITTDHLSPSNAILASSAAGEYLTSMDVPEEDFNSYATHRGDHLTAQRATFANPKLFNEMVLEDGEVVQGSLARIEPEGKVTRMWEAIETYMQRKQPLIIVAGADYGQGSSRDWAAKGVRLAGVEAIAAEGFERIHRTNLVGMGVLPLQFKTGTDRKTLQLDGSELYDVIGEITPGADLALVVTRANGEKVDVPVTCRLDTEDEVNVYKAGGVLQRFAQDFLAQ from the coding sequence ATGAGTAATAACACTTTATACCGAAAAGCGCTGCCGGGAACCGACCTTGATTATTTCGATGCCCGCGAAGCTGTCAATGCACTATCAGACGGTGCTTATGAAAAGCTGCCTTATACCTCCCGCGTATTAGCCGAACAGTTGGTTCGACGTTGTGAGCCGGACAAACTTAATCAAAGCTTAGAACAGCTCATCTATCGTAAGCGAGACCTTGATTTTCCTTGGTATCCTGCGCGAGTGGTGTGTCATGACATACTCGGCCAGACGGCACTTGTCGATCTCGCAGGGTTAAGAGACGCGATTGCAGAACAGGGCGGGGATCCTGCTAAAGTTAATCCTGTAGTCGAAACGCAACTCATCGTTGATCATTCACTAGCAGTTGAGCATGGCGGGTACGATCCTGACGCGTTTGAAAAAAACCGCGCGATTGAAGAGCGTCGTAATGAAGACAGATTTCATTTTATCGAGTGGTGTAAAACGGCATTTGAAAATGTCAGCGTGATCCCTGCTGGTAATGGCATCATGCACCAAATCAACTTAGAGAAAATGTCGCCAGTTGTTCAAACGAAACAGGGTATTGCGTATCCAGACACTTGTGTGGGTACTGATAGCCATACCCCCCATGTTGATGCGTTAGGGGTGATAGCGATCGGGGTTGGAGGGTTAGAGGCTGAAACGGTGATGCTAGGTCGCCCTTCGATGATGAGACTGCCAGATATTGTTGGTGTCAAACTGACGGGTAAGCGCCAGCCGGGCATTACTGCTACGGATATTGTTTTGGCTATTACGGAGTTTCTTCGCAATGAACGCGTGGTTTCCTCATACCTTGAATTCTTTGGTGAGGGAGCGAAAGATTTGACCATTGGCGATCGAGCAACAATATCCAATATGACGCCAGAATACGGTGCCACAGCGGGTATGTTCTATATCGATGAGCAGACGATCAATTACCTTAAGCTGACTGGTCGTGATGAAGAGCAGGTTGCATTGGTAGAACAGTACGCCAAGCAAACAGGCTTGTGGGCTGACGCTCTGGACACTGCCCAGTATGAGCGTGTACTTGAGTTTGATCTGTCTAGGGTGACTCGTAATATGGCGGGGCCGTCAAATCCTCATCGCCGACTTCCTACTTCTGAGCTTGTCGAACGTGGAATTGCAGGTGCTACTGAGGAAGAGCAAACCTCACAACAATTGCCTGATGGTGCAGTGATTATTGCGGCGATTACGTCATGTACAAATACCAGTAACCCGCGCAATGTCGTAGCCGCAGGTTTAGTGGCGAAGAAAGCCAATGAGTTAGGTCTTGTGCGAAAACCTTGGGTTAAGTCCTCGTTCGCACCGGGCTCAAAAGTTGCCAAGCTTTACTTGGAAGATTCCGGGCTGTTACCAGAATTGGAAAAACTTGGCTTTGGCATCGTTGCTTACGCTTGTACCACATGTAATGGCATGAGTGGTGCACTTGATCCTGAGATTCAGCAAGAGATCATCGATCGTGATGTGTATACCACGGCAGTGTTATCTGGAAATCGCAATTTTGACGGACGAATTCATCCTTATGCGAAGCAGGCGTTTCTTGCCTCTCCTCCGCTCGTGGTTGCTTATGCACTAGCAGGAACGATGCGTTTTGATATTGAGCGAGATTCGTTAGGCAGTGACCAAAACGGCAATCCAATTTACCTCAATGATCTATGGCCGAGCGACGAAGAAATTGATGCTGTAGTAGGTAAGCACGTCAAACCTGAACAGTTTAAACAGGTGTATATCCAGATGTTTAAATTGGATGACGGTGAACGCAATAGTAATCCTTTATACGACTGGCGACCAAAGAGCACTTATATTCGCAGGCCGCCATATTGGGAAGGCGCGCTAGCAGGAGAGCGTAATCTGGCAGGAATGCGTCCTTTAGCGGTGTTAGGGGATAACATCACGACTGACCATTTATCGCCCTCTAACGCTATTTTAGCCAGCAGTGCCGCTGGGGAATACCTTACTTCCATGGACGTGCCGGAGGAAGATTTTAACTCATACGCTACCCACCGAGGCGACCACTTAACAGCGCAGCGAGCAACTTTTGCTAACCCTAAATTATTTAATGAAATGGTCTTAGAAGATGGCGAGGTTGTTCAAGGTTCACTCGCGAGAATCGAGCCTGAAGGTAAGGTGACGCGCATGTGGGAAGCGATTGAAACTTATATGCAGCGTAAGCAACCACTGATCATTGTCGCTGGTGCGGATTATGGCCAAGGTTCATCACGTGATTGGGCAGCAAAAGGTGTTCGATTGGCTGGTGTTGAAGCCATCGCAGCAGAAGGTTTTGAGCGTATTCACAGAACGAACCTTGTTGGTATGGGCGTTTTGCCACTGCAGTTCAAGACTGGCACTGACCGCAAGACTCTCCAGTTAGATGGTAGCGAGCTATATGATGTTATCGGTGAAATTACACCTGGGGCGGACTTAGCGCTGGTGGTGACCCGAGCCAACGGGGAAAAAGTCGATGTCCCAGTAACGTGTCGCTTAGATACTGAGGACGAAGTGAATGTTTATAAAGCAGGTGGCGTATTACAGCGCTTTGCTCAAGATTTCTTGGCACAATAG
- the prpF gene encoding 2-methylaconitate cis-trans isomerase PrpF, producing MASSQIKVPATYMRGGTSKGVFFNLEDLPTEAQIPGQARDNLLLRVIGSPDPYSKQIDGMGGATSSTSKTVIVSRSTRSDHDVDYLFGQVAIDKPFVDWSGNCGNLSAAVGPFAIHAGLIDQQRIPHTGTVEVRVWQANIAKSIVVHVPIVDGCVQETGLFELDGVTFPAAEIQVDFMSPGSSEGSMFPTGNEVDTLEVPSVGTFNATLINAGIPTIFIEADALDYQGTELQEAINNDQVALDRFESIRAYGALKMGLIDSLEQASSRQHTPKIAFVSKPKSYVSSSGKQIDKQQVDLLVRALSMGKLHHAMMGTAAVAIAVAACIPGTLVNIACGGGERESVTFGHPSGTLKVGAKALKLADAWSAEKASMSRSARILMEGFVRVPSDIFE from the coding sequence ATGGCATCAAGTCAAATCAAAGTTCCCGCTACCTATATGCGTGGAGGCACCAGTAAAGGCGTCTTTTTTAATCTAGAAGATCTCCCAACAGAGGCGCAAATTCCGGGGCAGGCAAGGGATAACTTACTACTTCGTGTCATTGGCAGTCCTGACCCTTATAGCAAGCAAATCGATGGCATGGGCGGGGCAACGTCAAGTACCAGTAAAACAGTGATTGTTTCGAGAAGTACTCGATCTGATCACGATGTGGACTATCTGTTTGGGCAAGTAGCCATTGATAAACCATTTGTTGATTGGAGTGGCAATTGTGGCAACTTATCTGCAGCTGTTGGCCCTTTTGCCATTCATGCGGGCTTAATCGATCAACAACGTATTCCGCATACAGGTACCGTGGAGGTGCGAGTATGGCAGGCAAATATCGCCAAGAGTATTGTTGTTCATGTTCCTATTGTTGATGGCTGCGTTCAAGAAACAGGGTTGTTTGAACTTGATGGCGTCACTTTTCCTGCTGCAGAAATACAAGTCGATTTTATGTCTCCCGGGTCAAGTGAAGGCAGTATGTTCCCGACAGGAAACGAAGTTGATACTTTGGAAGTTCCTAGCGTAGGAACCTTCAATGCCACCCTGATTAATGCAGGGATACCGACCATCTTTATTGAGGCAGACGCATTAGACTATCAAGGTACAGAGCTACAAGAGGCGATCAACAATGACCAAGTTGCTTTAGACCGCTTTGAATCCATTCGAGCGTATGGCGCATTAAAAATGGGCCTTATTGACAGCTTAGAGCAAGCGAGCAGCCGACAGCACACTCCAAAGATTGCGTTTGTCTCAAAGCCCAAAAGCTATGTCTCGTCGAGTGGCAAACAAATTGACAAACAGCAGGTTGATCTTCTTGTTCGAGCCTTATCAATGGGGAAGTTGCACCATGCGATGATGGGAACCGCGGCAGTCGCTATTGCTGTAGCTGCGTGTATTCCCGGCACTTTAGTCAATATTGCTTGCGGTGGAGGTGAACGGGAGTCGGTTACCTTTGGGCATCCGTCGGGCACACTAAAAGTCGGTGCCAAAGCGCTAAAACTCGCCGACGCCTGGAGTGCAGAAAAAGCATCAATGAGCCGAAGTGCTCGCATCTTGATGGAGGGCTTTGTGCGTGTACCCTCCGATATCTTTGAGTAA
- a CDS encoding propionyl-CoA synthetase, protein MSAYQKEYQWALNEPESFWAEQANNIDWFKTPETILANDEHGIERWFPDGVLNTSWLALDYHCEQGRGDSVALIYDSPVTEIKQQYTYCELRDKVAKIAGMLALQGVTKGDRVVIYMPMIPEAAMAMLACARLGAIHSVVFGGFAANELAVRLEDAEPKVVMTASCGIEVNKIIPYKPLVDKAIMDSRWKPESVLVLQRPQCEAELNNERDVDWSAAYNSALPHACVPVLATDPLYILYTSGTTGKPKGVVRDNGGHAVAMKYSMTSIYNIPQDGVFWAASDVGWVVGHSYIVYAPLIHGCTTVLFEGKPVRTPDPGAFWRVCEEHKVDVLFSAPTAFRAIKKEDPEGNYIKQFDLSRLQTIFMAGERLDPPTLEWVESKADKPVIDHWWQTETGWAIASNVTGIEMMPVKAGSATKPVPGYQVEILNELGESAVANQQGFVALKRPLPPSCLPTVWRNHDRFESGYLSQFPGYYVSGDGGYLDEDGYLFIMGRIDDVINVAGHRLSTGEMEEIVGGHPAIAECAVVGVHDELKGQMPLGLVVLKDGVKVDDVQLEGELVGKVRDEIGAVACFKHALVVERLPKTRSGKILRRTIRQIADGEQYTVPSTIDDPSSLDEIERVLKA, encoded by the coding sequence ATGTCTGCATATCAGAAAGAATATCAATGGGCACTCAATGAACCGGAATCATTTTGGGCTGAACAAGCGAATAATATCGATTGGTTTAAAACACCGGAAACTATATTGGCCAATGATGAGCATGGTATCGAACGATGGTTTCCAGACGGTGTCCTTAACACCTCATGGCTAGCGCTTGATTACCACTGTGAACAGGGTAGAGGCGATAGTGTTGCCTTAATCTATGACTCGCCAGTGACCGAAATAAAACAGCAATACACCTATTGTGAACTGCGGGACAAAGTTGCAAAGATTGCTGGCATGCTTGCGCTCCAAGGCGTAACGAAGGGTGACCGTGTCGTTATCTATATGCCGATGATACCGGAAGCTGCAATGGCGATGTTGGCATGTGCCCGACTTGGCGCCATTCATTCGGTGGTCTTTGGCGGTTTTGCTGCGAACGAGCTTGCTGTCCGTCTTGAAGATGCCGAGCCGAAAGTGGTTATGACGGCCTCGTGCGGTATAGAAGTAAACAAAATTATTCCATATAAACCGCTGGTGGATAAAGCGATTATGGATAGCCGCTGGAAACCAGAAAGTGTCTTGGTCCTACAAAGGCCGCAGTGTGAAGCCGAGCTAAACAACGAGCGAGATGTGGATTGGTCGGCGGCTTATAATAGTGCACTTCCTCATGCTTGTGTGCCCGTTTTAGCGACCGATCCACTTTATATCTTGTATACCTCTGGCACCACAGGGAAGCCAAAAGGGGTAGTGCGCGATAATGGCGGGCATGCGGTTGCAATGAAGTACTCGATGACTTCAATCTACAACATTCCTCAAGATGGGGTGTTTTGGGCGGCATCAGATGTTGGCTGGGTTGTCGGCCACTCTTACATTGTCTACGCGCCATTGATTCACGGTTGTACTACCGTTTTGTTTGAAGGCAAACCAGTGCGTACTCCCGATCCGGGCGCATTCTGGCGAGTGTGTGAAGAGCATAAGGTTGATGTGTTGTTCTCAGCGCCAACGGCATTTCGCGCGATTAAGAAAGAAGATCCAGAAGGTAACTACATCAAGCAGTTTGACCTATCGAGACTTCAAACGATCTTTATGGCCGGTGAGCGTCTTGACCCACCAACTCTGGAGTGGGTCGAAAGCAAAGCGGATAAGCCTGTGATTGACCATTGGTGGCAAACCGAGACGGGTTGGGCGATCGCAAGCAATGTGACCGGTATTGAAATGATGCCTGTAAAAGCAGGCTCGGCAACCAAACCAGTCCCGGGTTATCAGGTTGAGATCCTCAACGAACTGGGTGAATCAGCAGTCGCCAATCAGCAAGGTTTTGTTGCGTTGAAGCGTCCATTACCACCTAGTTGTTTGCCCACGGTATGGCGTAACCATGACCGCTTCGAGTCCGGATATTTAAGCCAGTTCCCTGGTTATTATGTCTCAGGCGATGGAGGTTACTTAGACGAAGACGGATATCTGTTCATCATGGGCCGTATTGATGACGTGATTAATGTTGCCGGGCATCGCCTATCGACTGGTGAAATGGAAGAGATTGTTGGCGGCCACCCAGCCATTGCTGAGTGTGCGGTAGTCGGTGTGCATGATGAACTGAAAGGTCAAATGCCTCTTGGACTTGTGGTACTAAAGGATGGCGTGAAAGTAGACGATGTTCAACTGGAAGGAGAGCTAGTTGGTAAGGTTCGTGATGAAATCGGTGCAGTAGCCTGCTTTAAGCACGCGTTGGTGGTAGAGCGTCTACCAAAGACCCGCTCAGGTAAGATATTACGTCGTACTATTCGCCAAATTGCCGATGGTGAACAATACACTGTACCATCAACGATTGATGATCCGAGCAGCCTAGATGAAATCGAGCGAGTGCTTAAAGCATAA
- a CDS encoding GNAT family N-acetyltransferase, whose protein sequence is MQKVAIRAASMKDLEQLNEQMFELHDEHHRQCPEHFKSAQEIEQEKSIARYIDDPECIVLVACEAESVVGFISGHFCELVSTVSQPVQMGSIDELYVKPASRGNGIAKRLCGELESRFEEYGVKQIFVEVWEFNQLAIEFYNHSGFNHHIHWMRKAVTS, encoded by the coding sequence ATGCAGAAAGTCGCTATTCGTGCGGCGTCGATGAAAGATTTAGAGCAGCTTAATGAGCAAATGTTTGAGTTGCATGATGAACATCACCGTCAATGCCCGGAACACTTTAAAAGTGCACAAGAAATCGAACAAGAGAAAAGCATCGCCCGTTACATTGATGATCCCGAGTGCATTGTTTTGGTTGCATGCGAAGCGGAGTCAGTCGTTGGCTTTATATCCGGACATTTCTGTGAGCTTGTATCGACAGTCAGCCAACCTGTACAAATGGGCAGTATCGATGAGCTTTATGTCAAGCCGGCTAGTCGAGGAAACGGCATTGCCAAGCGCCTATGCGGTGAGCTTGAATCTCGATTTGAAGAATATGGCGTCAAACAGATCTTCGTCGAAGTATGGGAGTTTAACCAACTTGCTATTGAATTCTATAACCACTCTGGCTTTAACCACCATATCCATTGGATGCGTAAAGCAGTTACCTCTTAA
- a CDS encoding bifunctional NUDIX hydrolase/phosphatase PAP2 family protein — MTLTRNLFLFLIGLFLIASPSIASTNEASNLKGAVCVIRSGEKVVMVNEILTKKLALPAGTILQGEDPAVAAQRETWEETGLVVSIVGELGRTDEAIIYDCVSDSDIVAFQFNNHFDGNELPVWFAPHYGVEIASAMLIDPGVVPPEAYRFPEQLEWLIDSLPNATDQSVIYVGNLVEAAPAINKIELDWMVEIQNAVHRLPSDMSFSIEQLIFSGGFLANPLVLLVVLPLLYWKFGKQFAYKAFFAVTVTSLLALVAQQGFAHPRPHVYIPAVELTQSYGYSLPSLSVAIWLCVGTLVLNATNRLSINQWSVALVLIVAWMSFSRFYSGAAFLLDSISGALLGGLCAWHMIRLDAKRDVDLVQLLSSKSVWLSLVVLCAVLTFFWPIPAFTYWLAITITVSALVATLRLDQSKASGLAIAIAALLTIGLDLALDNWVVTLSHSGLLSLIAETVRYPIMILLFVMIIRINSKFRR; from the coding sequence ATGACTCTGACACGAAATCTGTTTTTATTCCTTATCGGCTTGTTCTTAATCGCGTCTCCATCTATTGCATCAACCAATGAAGCATCAAATCTAAAAGGAGCGGTTTGTGTCATCCGTTCCGGTGAGAAGGTGGTTATGGTCAATGAAATATTGACCAAGAAGCTTGCTCTGCCCGCAGGCACCATCCTTCAAGGCGAAGACCCAGCAGTTGCTGCGCAGCGTGAAACTTGGGAAGAAACAGGGCTGGTGGTCTCTATTGTTGGTGAACTCGGACGCACCGACGAAGCGATCATTTATGATTGTGTCTCTGACTCGGATATTGTTGCTTTTCAGTTTAATAATCACTTCGATGGTAATGAATTGCCAGTTTGGTTTGCACCTCATTATGGTGTAGAGATTGCCTCTGCAATGCTTATTGACCCTGGGGTCGTACCACCAGAAGCCTACCGTTTCCCAGAACAGCTAGAGTGGCTTATCGATAGTTTGCCAAATGCGACGGATCAGAGTGTTATCTATGTCGGCAATCTTGTTGAAGCGGCGCCTGCAATCAACAAGATTGAGCTTGATTGGATGGTAGAGATTCAAAATGCTGTCCATCGTCTTCCAAGTGATATGAGTTTTTCTATTGAGCAGTTGATCTTTTCGGGCGGGTTTTTGGCTAACCCACTCGTGTTACTGGTCGTATTGCCGTTGCTTTACTGGAAGTTTGGCAAACAGTTTGCGTATAAAGCATTCTTCGCTGTTACTGTGACATCCTTGCTTGCGTTAGTGGCTCAGCAAGGTTTCGCACACCCAAGACCACATGTTTATATTCCTGCAGTCGAGCTGACACAGAGTTATGGTTACAGCTTACCTAGTTTGTCGGTGGCGATTTGGCTTTGTGTCGGAACGTTAGTGTTAAATGCGACTAATCGACTTTCTATCAATCAATGGTCTGTGGCGTTAGTTCTCATTGTTGCTTGGATGAGCTTCTCAAGATTTTACAGTGGTGCCGCGTTCTTGTTAGACAGTATAAGCGGTGCTCTCTTAGGAGGGTTGTGCGCATGGCATATGATTCGTTTGGATGCGAAACGCGATGTTGACTTAGTGCAGTTGTTATCGTCTAAATCGGTCTGGTTATCTTTAGTTGTTTTGTGCGCGGTATTGACATTTTTCTGGCCAATTCCTGCGTTTACTTATTGGTTAGCTATCACGATAACGGTGAGTGCTTTGGTCGCGACATTGAGGCTCGACCAAAGTAAAGCTTCAGGGCTGGCGATTGCTATCGCTGCTCTGTTAACCATAGGCTTAGATTTAGCTTTGGACAATTGGGTAGTCACACTATCACACAGCGGTTTGCTGTCTCTAATTGCAGAAACTGTCCGCTATCCGATTATGATCTTGTTGTTTGTGATGATTATTCGAATCAATAGTAAGTTTCGGCGTTAA
- a CDS encoding Cof-type HAD-IIB family hydrolase — MYKLIALDMDGTLLTSEKTISQRTQQAIAQARKQGVKVVLASGRPLDGMQGKIDELSIAGDNEFVVYFNGSMVKEIGSGKLIHSATISGQDAKRIALLAREMGAYCHAFSTELGLITPELNEFTDIEANINQIPVTVKDFNELEDEHPIIKAMIVADPATLTRISQTLPAQYRDEFTVVQSAPIFLEFLNGESNKGVGVKAIADHMGISAESVICMGDAENDHHMIEYAGLGVAMENAMEQTKHIADIITASNNDDGVAKVIEKYVLNQ, encoded by the coding sequence ATGTACAAACTGATCGCTCTGGATATGGATGGCACCCTGCTAACCAGTGAAAAAACCATTTCGCAAAGAACTCAACAGGCAATTGCTCAGGCAAGAAAGCAAGGCGTTAAAGTAGTACTGGCCTCTGGGCGCCCACTCGATGGTATGCAAGGCAAAATTGATGAGCTCAGCATCGCTGGTGACAATGAATTCGTTGTTTATTTTAATGGCTCGATGGTAAAAGAAATTGGCAGCGGTAAACTGATTCATTCCGCCACAATTTCTGGTCAAGATGCAAAGCGCATTGCACTCCTTGCTCGAGAAATGGGGGCATACTGTCACGCCTTCAGTACCGAACTCGGTCTAATCACACCTGAGTTGAATGAATTCACTGACATCGAAGCAAACATCAACCAAATCCCTGTCACCGTTAAAGACTTTAATGAGCTTGAAGATGAGCATCCAATTATCAAGGCGATGATTGTTGCAGATCCAGCGACGCTGACTCGTATTAGTCAAACTCTCCCAGCTCAGTACCGTGATGAATTCACCGTAGTTCAGAGCGCTCCAATCTTCCTAGAGTTTTTAAATGGAGAAAGTAATAAAGGGGTTGGCGTCAAAGCGATTGCTGACCACATGGGTATCAGTGCAGAAAGCGTGATTTGCATGGGCGACGCGGAAAACGACCACCATATGATTGAATATGCGGGTTTAGGCGTCGCTATGGAGAATGCAATGGAACAAACCAAACACATCGCAGATATCATTACGGCGAGTAACAATGATGATGGCGTAGCGAAGGTTATTGAGAAATACGTTCTCAATCAGTAA
- the queE gene encoding 7-carboxy-7-deazaguanine synthase QueE — MYKINEMFETIQGEGVFTGVPSVFVRLQECPVGCAWCDTKQTWDATPTDERPLNEILAKTEDSPTWCGVSAEDIVNEYKKQGYTAKHIVITGGEPCIYDLRPLTQAFEENGCQCQIETSGTFEVKATTKTWVTVSPKVAMKGKLPVIDSALLRANEIKHPVATQKDIDQLDELLERAKVSEQTTVALQPISQKPRATQLCIDVCVARNWRLSIQTHKYLSIA, encoded by the coding sequence TTGTACAAAATTAACGAAATGTTCGAGACCATTCAGGGCGAAGGCGTGTTTACTGGCGTTCCTTCTGTGTTTGTTCGTTTGCAAGAGTGCCCAGTGGGTTGCGCATGGTGTGATACAAAACAAACGTGGGATGCGACTCCGACAGATGAACGCCCATTAAATGAAATTCTCGCTAAAACGGAAGACTCACCGACTTGGTGTGGTGTCAGCGCGGAAGATATTGTTAATGAGTACAAGAAGCAAGGCTACACTGCCAAGCATATTGTCATCACTGGCGGTGAACCTTGTATCTATGACTTACGACCTTTGACTCAAGCATTTGAAGAAAATGGTTGCCAATGTCAGATTGAAACTAGCGGTACGTTTGAAGTTAAAGCAACGACGAAGACCTGGGTGACAGTGTCACCAAAAGTGGCTATGAAAGGTAAATTGCCAGTAATTGATAGTGCGTTATTGCGCGCTAATGAAATCAAGCACCCAGTCGCAACTCAGAAAGATATCGATCAGCTAGATGAACTGCTTGAGAGAGCGAAAGTTTCTGAACAGACGACAGTTGCTTTACAGCCAATCAGTCAAAAACCGCGTGCAACCCAGTTATGTATTGATGTTTGTGTTGCTCGTAATTGGCGTTTGTCGATTCAAACACACAAATACCTCAGCATTGCATAA
- the queC gene encoding 7-cyano-7-deazaguanine synthase QueC: MKKAVVVFSGGQDSTTCLVQALKEFDEVHAITFDYGQRHKLEIEVAQSLAKELGVAAHKVMDVGLLNELAISSLTRDDIPVSHELQENGLPNSFVPGRNILFLTLAGIYAYQIGAQSVITGVCETDFSGYPDCRNDFVKAMNRALVQGMDRDLEIATPLMWLDKAETWALADQYDALQLVREKTLTCYNGIIGDGCGDCPSCDLRKVGLNSYLDNREQIMAELVRKQKQADK; the protein is encoded by the coding sequence ATGAAAAAAGCCGTTGTAGTATTTAGTGGTGGTCAAGACTCGACTACCTGCTTAGTGCAAGCATTGAAAGAGTTCGATGAAGTACATGCGATTACATTTGACTATGGTCAGCGCCATAAACTTGAAATCGAAGTTGCACAGAGCTTAGCGAAAGAGTTGGGTGTGGCTGCTCACAAGGTGATGGATGTTGGCCTGCTTAACGAGCTCGCAATTAGTTCACTAACTCGTGATGACATTCCTGTCTCTCACGAACTTCAAGAAAATGGTTTACCAAACTCTTTTGTTCCTGGTCGTAACATCTTATTTCTTACGTTAGCCGGGATTTATGCGTACCAGATCGGTGCTCAATCCGTGATTACAGGTGTGTGTGAAACGGACTTTTCTGGTTATCCGGATTGCCGCAACGATTTCGTCAAAGCAATGAACAGAGCGCTTGTCCAAGGTATGGATCGTGACCTTGAGATTGCTACGCCATTAATGTGGTTGGACAAGGCAGAAACGTGGGCACTAGCCGACCAGTATGACGCATTGCAGCTTGTTCGTGAAAAAACACTGACTTGCTACAATGGCATCATTGGTGACGGTTGTGGCGATTGCCCATCATGTGATTTGCGTAAAGTTGGCCTAAATAGCTATCTTGATAATCGTGAACAGATCATGGCTGAATTGGTGCGCAAGCAGAAGCAGGCAGATAAATAG